The Rhizobium leguminosarum genome includes a region encoding these proteins:
- a CDS encoding NfeD family protein, with the protein MLAKIVAELGPWSWWVAGLVLLAAEMIVPGFFLVWIGLAALIVGALSLLFWDSAFWVWELQAILFALLAVATTFAGRRLTLRNATTDEPFLNQRGASLVGRTATLHEPIREGRGRIRLDDTLWQVMGPDLPVGTQVKVVSSNGRDLTVEPV; encoded by the coding sequence ATGCTGGCGAAGATCGTCGCCGAACTCGGTCCATGGAGCTGGTGGGTCGCGGGCCTCGTGCTGCTCGCCGCGGAAATGATCGTTCCCGGCTTCTTCCTGGTCTGGATCGGCCTTGCTGCCTTGATCGTCGGCGCGCTGTCGCTGCTCTTCTGGGACAGCGCCTTCTGGGTCTGGGAGTTGCAGGCGATCCTTTTTGCGCTTCTCGCCGTTGCCACGACCTTCGCCGGCCGCCGGCTGACGCTGCGCAATGCGACGACCGACGAGCCCTTCCTCAATCAGCGCGGCGCCAGCCTCGTCGGCCGCACAGCGACGCTGCACGAACCGATCCGTGAGGGCCGCGGCCGAATCCGACTCGACGATACGCTGTGGCAGGTGATGGGACCTGACCTGCCCGTGGGAACACAGGTGAAGGTGGTTTCGAGCAACGGCCGCGACCTGACGGTGGAACCCGTCTGA
- a CDS encoding KpsF/GutQ family sugar-phosphate isomerase, protein MNRRAINLVENSVLESAKRTIETERRGLEALEQAFDNGLAGPFTRAVEVIGDISGRVIVTGVGKSGHIGAKLAATFASTGTPAFFVHAAEANHGDLGMIARDDVVLAISKGGESAELKSIISFTRRFSIPLIAITCSEGSSLAAAADIILLMPNEQEACPNGLAPTTSTLMQLAIGDALAVALLEARGFTATDFHVFHPGGKLGASLMHVADVMHTGERLPLVATGTPMPDAITVLSRKHFGCVGVLDEDGRLCGIVTEGDMARNLTRNLAELTVDDIMTRTPKTVKPTVLATAALALLNQHHIGALIVIDDDRRPVGLVHFHDLLRIGVA, encoded by the coding sequence ATGAACAGAAGAGCGATCAACCTCGTTGAAAACAGCGTGCTCGAATCGGCAAAACGCACGATAGAGACCGAAAGACGCGGTCTTGAAGCGCTCGAACAGGCTTTTGACAATGGATTGGCCGGCCCGTTCACACGGGCCGTCGAAGTCATCGGCGACATCTCCGGCCGCGTTATCGTCACCGGCGTCGGCAAGAGCGGGCATATCGGCGCCAAGCTCGCGGCGACATTCGCCTCAACCGGGACACCTGCCTTTTTCGTGCATGCGGCGGAGGCCAATCACGGCGATCTCGGGATGATCGCGCGCGACGACGTCGTGCTGGCGATTTCCAAGGGCGGCGAGAGCGCCGAGCTCAAGAGCATCATTTCTTTCACGCGGCGCTTCTCCATTCCGCTGATCGCGATCACCTGTAGCGAAGGTTCCTCGCTCGCGGCCGCCGCCGATATCATCCTTCTGATGCCGAACGAACAGGAGGCCTGCCCCAATGGGCTGGCGCCGACGACCTCGACGCTGATGCAGCTTGCGATCGGCGACGCGCTGGCGGTGGCGCTGTTGGAGGCGCGCGGCTTTACCGCCACGGATTTCCACGTCTTCCATCCCGGCGGCAAGCTGGGCGCGAGCCTGATGCATGTCGCCGATGTCATGCATACAGGCGAGCGGCTGCCGCTCGTTGCCACGGGTACACCGATGCCGGATGCGATCACGGTGCTGTCGCGCAAGCATTTCGGCTGCGTCGGCGTGCTTGATGAGGATGGGCGGCTCTGCGGTATCGTCACCGAAGGCGACATGGCGCGCAACCTGACGCGCAATCTTGCCGAGCTTACCGTCGACGACATCATGACGCGGACGCCGAAGACGGTGAAGCCGACGGTGCTGGCGACCGCGGCCCTAGCGCTGCTCAACCAGCATCACATCGGCGCGCTGATCGTCATCGACGACGACCGCCGGCCTGTCGGGCTGGTGCATTTCCACGACCTGCTACGGATCGGCGTCGCCTGA
- a CDS encoding outer membrane beta-barrel protein: MGQPKQTSSVTPLRAMSRAVSFAVLGSMLLSQTAAFAQSASTQPANSRSPASQDYRATNNATSATGFDDETGDTTTPEANGTTATADDAQQRPAIPDAQAGDDITGSILDEDIRRLNTREAPIDETLPRRRAAESASTEETPGIPIGTFVLRPSVTQSINTETTKDGNTRQRRAFLETDAAATLTSDWGRHQLTVTSEGAWQRNISGEGEEQPSFKVDGDLRLDLADETVAHLTAGYNFYREDTDDPDAIADAAQQSDVQEFSAGASVQRDFGILRGTTALALTRSIYSDAKLANGTTVALSDRNQTTGTLRGRVGYELSPALIPFIEATIGRSVYDETRDSAGYERSGHSYGAKAGVEVDLGEKLKGEVGVGYEMADFEDSRLSSIDTATLDASLLWSPIRGTDVNLDLQTSIQPSTTAGESGYVSHALTTTVTHQLRDNLVGTMIGGVIWRDYPTDSTINDELVYTAATGLTWNINRYLDLTSTLGYELTTRKEGTDSQQWRAGVGLKLKR, encoded by the coding sequence ATGGGCCAGCCAAAACAGACGAGCAGTGTGACGCCGCTCCGCGCCATGAGCCGTGCCGTCTCTTTTGCCGTGCTTGGTAGCATGCTTCTCAGCCAGACGGCAGCCTTCGCGCAATCCGCCTCGACACAGCCAGCAAACAGCCGCTCCCCCGCCTCTCAGGATTACCGCGCCACCAACAATGCCACATCCGCCACCGGTTTCGATGACGAGACCGGCGATACCACCACTCCTGAGGCAAACGGCACGACTGCGACCGCGGACGATGCCCAGCAGCGGCCCGCCATACCGGATGCACAGGCCGGCGACGACATTACCGGCTCCATCCTCGACGAGGACATACGCCGGCTGAACACCCGCGAGGCGCCGATCGACGAGACGCTGCCGCGCCGCAGGGCTGCCGAGAGCGCCTCGACAGAGGAAACGCCAGGAATTCCGATCGGCACTTTTGTGCTCCGTCCGAGCGTCACCCAGAGCATCAACACCGAGACCACCAAGGACGGCAATACCAGGCAGCGGCGCGCCTTCCTCGAAACGGATGCGGCAGCGACACTGACGTCCGACTGGGGTCGGCACCAGCTCACCGTGACCTCGGAAGGCGCCTGGCAGAGGAATATCAGCGGCGAGGGCGAGGAGCAGCCTTCCTTTAAAGTCGACGGCGATCTCAGGCTGGATCTTGCCGACGAGACTGTCGCGCACCTCACCGCCGGTTATAATTTCTATCGCGAGGATACGGACGATCCCGACGCCATCGCCGACGCCGCGCAGCAGTCGGACGTTCAGGAATTTTCGGCAGGCGCCTCCGTCCAACGCGATTTCGGCATCCTGCGCGGCACGACGGCACTGGCACTGACCCGCTCGATCTATTCGGATGCCAAGCTTGCCAACGGCACCACCGTCGCTCTCAGCGACCGTAACCAGACGACGGGCACGCTGCGCGGCCGCGTCGGCTACGAGCTGTCCCCCGCGCTCATTCCCTTTATCGAGGCAACAATCGGCCGTTCGGTCTATGATGAAACACGCGATTCTGCCGGTTACGAGCGTTCCGGCCATAGCTATGGCGCCAAGGCAGGCGTCGAGGTCGATCTCGGCGAAAAGCTGAAGGGTGAAGTCGGCGTCGGCTACGAGATGGCGGATTTCGAAGACAGCCGCCTGTCCTCGATCGATACCGCCACGCTTGATGCGAGCCTGCTCTGGTCGCCGATCCGCGGCACCGATGTCAATCTCGACCTGCAGACAAGCATCCAACCCTCGACCACGGCAGGCGAAAGCGGCTACGTCTCGCACGCGCTGACGACGACGGTCACCCACCAGCTGCGCGACAACCTGGTCGGGACGATGATCGGCGGGGTCATATGGCGCGATTATCCCACGGACAGCACCATCAACGACGAGCTCGTCTATACCGCCGCGACTGGCCTAACCTGGAACATCAACCGCTATCTCGATCTGACCAGCACGCTCGGCTACGAGCTGACGACGCGCAAGGAAGGCACCGATTCGCAGCAATGGCGAGCCGGCGTCGGTCTCAAGCTGAAACGCTAG
- a CDS encoding IS1380 family transposase, whose translation MQTHCISAQFGFKGFDGHKVIAGFDGGAITSDAGALLLRHVDGAIGLFDRVAGCFIDGRDRKCTVHSMRTLVGQRIAAIALGYEDVDDHDTLRHDPVLALLSERLTPKRQDCAVLAGKSTLNRLEHGRPGAPTRYHKIAYDAGALEALFVELFVDAHDRPPEEIVLDLDATDDPLHGHQEGRFFHGYYDGYCYLPLYIFCGRHLLSAKLRRSNIDASAGAVEEVGRIVKQIRARWPNVRIILRADSGFARDELMDWCEANGVDYVFGLARNKRLEEKIAEALEEASLAAKASGQAARVFRDFLWSTKGSWSCRRRVVAKAEWTMAGANPRFIVTSLEPEYWAAQPLYEELYCARGDMENRIKECQLDLYADRTSAHTMRANQLRLWFASLAYVLICALRRLGLTGSRLADATCGTIRLKLLKIGAQVRISVRRIKVAMASACPYAEEFALAHARICAAAR comes from the coding sequence ATGCAAACACACTGTATCTCCGCGCAGTTCGGATTTAAAGGCTTCGACGGCCACAAAGTTATCGCTGGTTTTGACGGCGGCGCGATCACCTCGGATGCCGGTGCGCTGCTGCTTCGCCACGTCGATGGGGCCATCGGGCTATTCGACCGGGTGGCCGGCTGCTTCATTGATGGCCGCGATCGCAAGTGCACGGTCCACAGCATGCGCACGCTGGTCGGGCAGCGCATTGCAGCGATCGCGCTGGGCTATGAGGATGTCGACGATCACGACACGCTGCGCCACGACCCGGTACTTGCGCTGCTGTCGGAGCGGCTGACGCCGAAGCGACAAGACTGTGCGGTGCTTGCCGGCAAATCCACGTTGAACCGGCTGGAGCACGGCCGCCCCGGCGCGCCGACGCGCTATCATAAGATCGCCTATGACGCAGGGGCGCTGGAAGCGCTATTCGTGGAGCTGTTCGTGGACGCACACGACAGGCCGCCGGAGGAGATCGTGCTCGATCTCGACGCCACCGACGATCCGCTGCACGGCCATCAGGAAGGGCGGTTCTTCCACGGCTATTATGACGGCTATTGCTATTTGCCGCTCTACATCTTTTGCGGCCGGCATCTGCTTTCGGCCAAGCTGCGACGCTCCAATATCGACGCCAGCGCCGGCGCGGTCGAGGAGGTCGGGCGGATCGTCAAGCAGATCCGCGCGCGCTGGCCCAACGTCCGCATCATCCTGCGGGCCGATTCCGGCTTTGCCCGCGACGAACTGATGGACTGGTGCGAGGCAAACGGCGTCGACTATGTCTTTGGCCTTGCCCGCAACAAGCGGTTGGAAGAGAAGATCGCCGAGGCCCTGGAGGAAGCGAGCCTTGCGGCCAAGGCAAGCGGCCAGGCTGCCCGCGTCTTCCGCGACTTCCTGTGGTCGACGAAGGGCAGCTGGTCATGCCGGCGGCGGGTGGTGGCCAAGGCCGAATGGACGATGGCGGGGGCCAATCCGCGCTTCATCGTCACCTCGCTGGAACCGGAATACTGGGCGGCACAACCGCTTTACGAGGAGCTTTACTGCGCCCGTGGCGATATGGAGAACCGCATCAAGGAATGCCAGCTCGATCTCTATGCCGACCGCACCAGCGCCCACACCATGCGCGCCAATCAGTTGCGGCTCTGGTTTGCATCCTTGGCCTATGTGCTGATCTGTGCGCTACGCCGCCTCGGCCTCACCGGTAGCCGCCTTGCCGATGCCACCTGCGGCACGATCCGATTGAAGCTCTTGAAGATCGGCGCCCAGGTCCGCATCTCCGTCCGCCGCATCAAGGTGGCGATGGCTTCGGCCTGCCCATATGCCGAGGAATTTGCCCTGGCTCACGCCCGAATATGCGCCGCGGCCCGATGA
- the galU gene encoding UTP--glucose-1-phosphate uridylyltransferase GalU: MAHHNKVRKAVFPVAGLGTRFLPATKAVPKEMLTVVDKPIIQYVVDEAIEAGIEHLVFVTGRNKHVIEDYFDIHFELEQTLKERAKKAEITLLQQQLPKAGTVSFTRQQEPLGLGHAVWCAREIVGDEPFALLLPDMIMKGEKGCMKGMIDLYGQSGGNIIAVEECAPDQAHKYGIVGVGEAIGDGFRITGMVEKPAKGTAPSNFFINGRYILQPEIFKILETQERGAGNEVQLTDGMLKLLKEQDFAGYHFRGATYDCGAKDGFILANVAFALERADIRPSVEGGFRELLAGLK; encoded by the coding sequence GTGGCGCATCACAATAAAGTTCGTAAGGCAGTTTTCCCGGTAGCAGGGTTGGGGACGCGGTTCCTGCCGGCAACAAAGGCTGTTCCGAAGGAAATGTTGACCGTGGTCGACAAGCCGATCATTCAATATGTCGTCGATGAGGCGATCGAAGCCGGGATCGAGCATCTGGTTTTCGTCACCGGGCGCAACAAGCACGTCATCGAAGATTATTTCGACATTCATTTCGAACTCGAGCAGACGCTCAAGGAGCGCGCCAAGAAGGCGGAAATCACGCTCCTGCAGCAGCAGCTTCCCAAGGCAGGTACGGTGAGCTTTACCCGCCAGCAGGAACCGCTCGGCCTCGGCCACGCCGTATGGTGCGCCCGCGAGATCGTCGGCGACGAGCCCTTCGCTTTGCTGCTGCCCGATATGATCATGAAGGGCGAAAAGGGCTGCATGAAGGGCATGATCGACCTTTACGGCCAGAGCGGCGGCAATATCATCGCCGTCGAGGAATGCGCGCCGGACCAGGCGCATAAATACGGCATCGTCGGAGTCGGCGAGGCGATCGGCGACGGATTCCGCATTACCGGCATGGTGGAAAAGCCCGCCAAGGGGACGGCGCCTTCCAACTTCTTCATCAACGGCCGCTATATCCTGCAGCCGGAGATCTTCAAGATCCTCGAAACCCAGGAGCGCGGCGCCGGCAACGAGGTCCAGCTCACCGACGGCATGCTGAAGCTGCTGAAGGAACAGGATTTCGCCGGTTACCATTTCCGCGGCGCGACCTACGACTGTGGCGCCAAGGATGGCTTCATCCTGGCAAACGTCGCCTTCGCCCTCGAACGCGCCGATATTCGCCCTTCCGTCGAAGGCGGCTTCAGGGAACTGCTGGCCGGCCTGAAATAA
- a CDS encoding lytic murein transglycosylase has translation MTQNHKNSLRGLALALIVAAQVGLVPDNAKADSRFQKWIADFYQTAAQSGISKATYQKAFSGVSEPDPTVLEKAAYQPEFTSKIWDYVDSRVNPYTVKIGREMAAKHARTLAAIEQRFGVDKTILLAIWSMESNYGAVLDKDDRLHYVPRALATLAYADPSRAKFAKKQLVAALKILQNGDVPAREMTGSWAGAMGHTQFIPTSYLLYAIDADGNGHRDIWNSIPDALATSANLLMKNGWDTGKTWGYEVVVPAAVAKQAGKTHTLAQWAALGLTRPNGKAFRESGTKAVLKMPAGAGGPGFLMTANFFTIKNYNASDSYALAVGLLADQIAGYGGMQQRWPRPNGALDITEKFELQTRLKTLGYYNGEVDGNFGSGSKAAISAVQSRIGMQPDGEPSLPLLNALRR, from the coding sequence ATGACCCAGAATCACAAAAACTCCCTTCGTGGTCTTGCTCTCGCCCTCATTGTCGCCGCCCAGGTTGGGCTGGTCCCCGACAACGCGAAAGCTGATTCCCGCTTCCAGAAATGGATCGCGGATTTTTACCAAACAGCCGCTCAGAGTGGCATCAGTAAGGCAACCTATCAAAAGGCCTTTTCCGGGGTGAGCGAGCCCGATCCGACCGTGCTCGAAAAGGCGGCCTACCAGCCGGAATTCACCTCGAAGATCTGGGACTACGTCGATTCCCGCGTCAATCCCTATACCGTCAAGATCGGCCGCGAGATGGCCGCCAAGCACGCAAGAACGCTCGCTGCGATCGAGCAGCGCTTCGGCGTCGACAAGACCATACTGCTGGCTATCTGGTCGATGGAATCGAATTACGGCGCGGTTCTCGACAAGGACGACCGGCTGCACTACGTGCCGCGCGCCCTGGCAACGCTTGCCTATGCCGATCCGAGCCGTGCCAAATTCGCCAAGAAACAGCTGGTCGCCGCGCTGAAGATCCTGCAGAATGGCGATGTGCCGGCACGCGAGATGACCGGCTCCTGGGCCGGCGCCATGGGCCACACCCAGTTCATTCCGACAAGTTACCTGCTTTATGCCATCGATGCCGACGGCAACGGCCATCGCGACATCTGGAACTCGATCCCCGACGCGCTGGCGACCTCGGCCAATCTCTTGATGAAGAACGGCTGGGACACCGGCAAGACCTGGGGCTACGAGGTCGTCGTTCCCGCCGCAGTCGCCAAGCAGGCCGGCAAGACCCATACACTGGCCCAATGGGCGGCACTCGGCCTGACACGCCCGAATGGCAAGGCCTTCCGCGAGAGCGGCACCAAAGCCGTATTGAAGATGCCGGCCGGAGCCGGCGGCCCGGGCTTCCTGATGACTGCCAACTTCTTCACCATCAAGAACTACAATGCCTCGGACAGCTACGCGCTTGCCGTCGGCCTGCTGGCCGACCAGATCGCCGGCTATGGCGGCATGCAGCAGCGTTGGCCGCGCCCGAACGGCGCACTCGACATCACCGAGAAATTCGAGCTGCAGACCCGTCTGAAGACGCTCGGCTATTACAATGGCGAGGTCGACGGCAATTTCGGCTCGGGTTCGAAGGCGGCGATATCAGCCGTGCAGTCGCGCATCGGCATGCAGCCGGACGGCGAGCCCTCGCTACCGCTTCTGAACGCCCTGCGCCGCTAG
- a CDS encoding SGNH family hydrolase, with protein sequence MPADAELPMTKKTDRTRKIRWLVLALAAASLCLGALAPVHVAEAQEQRYQRRSIFDFFLGRRYLDDGPQAPDVQQPRRQQRKRPPAQKAIVNTRTAPPVRAPVQEEPAVQKLGDARKILIVGDFLASGLGDGLTAAFETSPGVVVEARGNVSSGLVRDDYYDWPEQLPKMIDELKPAMVVVMIGANDRQQMVTDTAKEKFRTDAWFTEYRRRVLSFGKEVTDRKIPLLWVGLPAFESDQMTADAVQMNQLYRNQVESIGGEFVDIWDGFVDENGNFIVTGSDVNGQQVRLRTSDGINLTQAGRRKLAFYVEKPARRLLGTQASPDLVRLDSSNLPGLGLPANPVEHTVPISLSDPNLDGGAELLGARPPPMALTRSPRDLLVEQGEMTPAPPGRVDDYRLPVAKAPAEVSVK encoded by the coding sequence ATGCCTGCAGATGCGGAACTGCCCATGACGAAGAAAACTGATCGGACCCGTAAAATCCGTTGGCTCGTGCTCGCCTTGGCGGCGGCTTCGCTGTGCCTTGGCGCTCTGGCGCCGGTGCATGTCGCCGAAGCCCAGGAGCAGCGCTATCAGCGCCGGTCGATCTTCGATTTCTTCCTTGGCCGGCGCTATCTCGACGACGGCCCGCAAGCCCCTGACGTTCAGCAGCCGAGACGCCAGCAGCGCAAACGCCCGCCGGCGCAGAAAGCCATCGTCAATACCCGCACTGCACCGCCGGTCCGCGCTCCCGTCCAGGAGGAGCCGGCAGTGCAAAAGCTTGGCGACGCCCGAAAAATCCTGATCGTCGGCGATTTCCTGGCCAGCGGCCTCGGCGACGGCCTCACCGCCGCCTTCGAGACCTCGCCGGGTGTCGTCGTCGAAGCCCGCGGCAACGTCTCATCGGGTCTTGTCCGCGACGATTATTACGACTGGCCGGAACAGCTGCCGAAGATGATCGACGAGCTGAAGCCGGCAATGGTCGTCGTCATGATCGGCGCCAACGACCGCCAGCAGATGGTGACCGACACCGCCAAGGAAAAATTCCGCACCGATGCCTGGTTCACCGAATACCGCCGCCGCGTCCTTTCCTTCGGCAAGGAGGTCACCGACCGCAAGATCCCACTGCTCTGGGTCGGCCTTCCCGCCTTCGAATCCGATCAGATGACGGCCGATGCCGTCCAGATGAACCAGCTCTATCGCAACCAGGTCGAAAGCATCGGCGGTGAATTCGTCGATATCTGGGATGGCTTCGTCGACGAAAACGGCAACTTCATCGTCACCGGTTCGGATGTGAACGGCCAGCAGGTGCGCCTGCGCACCTCCGACGGAATCAACCTGACCCAGGCCGGCCGGCGCAAGCTTGCCTTTTACGTGGAAAAACCGGCGCGACGTCTTCTCGGTACCCAGGCAAGCCCGGATCTGGTCCGCCTCGACTCCAGCAATCTGCCCGGTCTCGGCCTTCCCGCCAATCCGGTTGAGCACACCGTGCCGATCAGCCTCTCCGATCCCAATCTCGACGGCGGCGCCGAGCTGCTCGGCGCCAGGCCGCCGCCCATGGCCTTGACGCGGTCGCCACGCGACCTCCTGGTCGAGCAGGGCGAAATGACGCCGGCGCCTCCCGGCCGCGTCGATGATTACCGCCTGCCGGTGGCAAAAGCGCCGGCCGAAGTCTCGGTCAAGTGA
- a CDS encoding glutamate synthase subunit beta codes for MGKVTGFLEIDRQVAKYQPASDRIRHFREFTIPMSDPEVQKQAARCMDCGIPYCHGPTGCPVHNQIPDWNDLVYNNNWEAAIQNLHSTNNFPEFTGRVCPAPCEEACTLNLEDAPVAIKTVEQAIADKAYELGFIRPQPATVHTGKKVAVIGSGPAGMAAAQQLGRAGHEVHLYERETKPGGLLRYGIPDFKMEKNFIDRRVEQMKGEGVTFHCGVNVGVDVKVEQLLADHDAVLYCGGSETPREAGIPGTDLAGVHDAMPYLVQQNRRVGRENIDSVGWPSDPILAGAKHIVVVGGGDTASDCVGTAFRQGAVKVTQLDIRPQPPEKEDKLAVWPFWATKMRTSSSQAEGAVREFQVATLEFVGEDGVLTGVKCCEVDERRRPVPGTEFVIRADLAFIAIGFRGPFTGSVLKELDGKLTLNTDKRGSTNVVANDRDYKTSVDKFWTAGDVRRGQSLVVWAIREGRQAARAIDEELMGSTVLPN; via the coding sequence ATGGGTAAGGTAACAGGGTTTCTGGAAATCGACCGGCAGGTGGCGAAGTACCAGCCGGCGTCGGATCGCATCCGTCATTTCCGCGAGTTTACGATCCCGATGTCGGACCCGGAAGTGCAGAAACAGGCCGCGCGCTGCATGGACTGTGGCATCCCCTATTGTCACGGCCCGACCGGCTGCCCTGTTCACAACCAGATTCCCGATTGGAACGACCTCGTCTACAACAACAACTGGGAAGCGGCGATCCAGAACCTGCATTCGACCAACAACTTCCCCGAGTTCACCGGTCGCGTCTGCCCGGCGCCCTGCGAGGAAGCCTGCACGCTGAATCTCGAGGATGCGCCGGTCGCCATCAAGACGGTCGAACAGGCAATTGCCGACAAGGCCTATGAGCTCGGCTTCATCCGGCCGCAGCCGGCCACGGTCCATACCGGCAAGAAGGTCGCGGTCATCGGCTCCGGTCCCGCCGGCATGGCGGCCGCCCAGCAGCTCGGGCGCGCCGGCCACGAGGTGCACCTTTACGAGCGCGAGACCAAGCCGGGCGGACTGCTGCGTTACGGCATTCCCGATTTCAAGATGGAGAAGAACTTCATCGACCGCCGCGTCGAGCAGATGAAGGGCGAGGGCGTCACCTTCCATTGCGGCGTCAATGTCGGCGTCGACGTCAAGGTCGAGCAACTGCTCGCCGATCACGACGCCGTCCTCTACTGCGGCGGCTCTGAAACGCCGCGCGAGGCGGGCATCCCAGGCACCGACCTTGCCGGTGTGCATGATGCGATGCCCTATCTCGTGCAGCAGAACCGCCGCGTCGGACGCGAGAACATCGACAGCGTCGGCTGGCCGTCGGACCCGATTCTTGCCGGCGCCAAACATATCGTCGTCGTCGGCGGTGGCGATACGGCTTCGGACTGCGTCGGCACGGCGTTCCGCCAGGGGGCCGTCAAGGTCACCCAGCTCGACATCCGGCCGCAGCCGCCGGAGAAGGAAGACAAGCTTGCCGTCTGGCCATTCTGGGCGACGAAGATGCGCACCTCTTCCTCGCAGGCCGAGGGCGCCGTGCGTGAATTCCAGGTGGCCACTCTTGAATTCGTCGGCGAAGACGGTGTGCTGACCGGCGTCAAGTGCTGCGAGGTCGACGAACGCCGGCGGCCGGTTCCAGGCACGGAATTCGTCATCCGGGCCGATCTTGCCTTCATCGCCATCGGTTTCCGCGGGCCGTTCACCGGCAGCGTACTGAAGGAGCTCGACGGCAAGCTGACGCTCAACACCGACAAGCGCGGCTCGACCAACGTCGTCGCCAACGACCGCGACTACAAGACTTCGGTCGACAAGTTCTGGACGGCGGGCGACGTGCGCCGCGGCCAATCGCTGGTGGTCTGGGCGATCCGTGAAGGCCGCCAGGCGGCACGCGCCATCGACGAGGAATTGATGGGCTCGACCGTCCTGCCGAACTGA